A window of Amphiprion ocellaris isolate individual 3 ecotype Okinawa chromosome 12, ASM2253959v1, whole genome shotgun sequence contains these coding sequences:
- the sesn1 gene encoding sestrin-1 isoform X2 encodes MRHAVAPAETVENNSFAVTDLLKICTHCERISKKDLGVRIPRPLGNGPSRFIPEKEILQVSKVDARTQSIFEDAFAALGRLDNISLVMGFHPQYLESFLRTQHYLLQMDGPLSLHYRHYIGIMAAARHQCSYLVNLHVNDFLQVGGDPKWLNGLDEAPQKLQQLGELNKILAHRPWLLTKEHIERLLKAEEHSWSLAELIHAVVLLTHYHSLASFTFGCGITPEIHCDGGHTFRPPSLSQYCMCDIANGNGHANHHDDLLGNQDMCGEVEVLMERMKQLQECRDDEEASQEEMATRFEREKTESMLVVTAEDEECVPSRDISRHFEDPSYGYKDFSRRGEHVPTFRVQDYSWEDHGFSLVNRLYPDVGQMLDEKFQMAYNLTYNTMATHKDVDTSMLRRAIWNYIHCMFGIRYDDYDYGEINQLLDRSFKIYIKTMVCSPEKTTKRMYESFWRQFQHSEKVHVNLLLMEARMQAELLYALRAITRYMT; translated from the exons ATGAGGCACGCCGTCGCACCTGCAGAAACAGTGGAAAATAATTCTTTTGCAGTGACAGACCTTTTAAAGATATGCACCCATTGTGAACGGATAAGCAAAAAG GACTTGGGAGTAAGGATCCCAAGACCTCTAGGTAACGGACCAAGCAGATTTATCCCTGAAAAAGAG ATTCTTCAAGTCAGTAAAGTGGACGCCAGGACACAGTCGATATTTGAGGATGCGTTTGCAGCCCTCGGTCGCCTGGACAACATTTCCCTAGTGATGGGCTTCCACCCGCAGTACCTGGAGAGTTTTCTCCGGACGCAGCACTACCTGCTGCAGATGGATGGGCCCCTCTCTTTGCACTACCGACACTACATCGGCATCATG GCGGCAGCTAGACACCAGTGCTCCTACTTGGTCAACCTGCATGTGAACGACTTCCTCCAGGTCGGGGGGGATCCCAAGTGGCTGAACGGCCTGGATGAAGCCCCACAGAAGCTGCAGCAACTCGGAGAGCTCAACAAAATCCTGGCCCACCGACCTTGGCTTCTCACCAAGGAACACATCGAG CGCCTTCTGAAGGCCGAGGAACACAGCTGGTCCCTGGCAGAGCTGATCCACGCCGTGGTCCTCCTCACACACTACCACTCCCTCGCCTCCTTCACCTTCGGCTGCGGCATCACGCCCGAGATCCACTGCGACGGCGGACACACGTTCAGACCCCCCTCCCTCAGCCAGTACTGCATGTGTGACATCGCCAACGGCAACGGTCACGCTAATCACCACGATGACTTGCTGGGCAACCAG GACATGTGTGGCGAGGTGGAGGTGCTGATGGAGAggatgaagcagctgcaggagtgCCGTGATGATGAAGAGGCCAGCCAGGAGGAGATGGCAACTCGCTTTGAGAGGGAGAAGACCGAGAGCATGCTGGTGGTCACAGCAGAAGACGAGGAGTGTGTCCCCTCCAGAGACATTTCTCGCCACTTTGAGGACCCCAGCTATGGCTACAAGGACTTCTCCAGGAGAGGGGAGCATGTGCCCACATTCAGAGTGCAG GACTACAGCTGGGAGGACCACGGATTCTCTCTGGTCAACCGACTGTATCCTGATGTCGGCCAGATGCTGGACGAGAAATTTCAGATGGCCTACAACCTGACCTACAACACCATGGCAACACATAAGGACGTGGACACCAGCATGCTGCGCAGGGCCATCTGGAACTACATCCACTGCATGTTTGGCATCAG GTATGATGACTATGATTACGGGGAGATAAACCAGCTGCTGGACCGTAGCTTTAAGATCTATATTAAGACCATGGTGTGTAGTCCTGAGAAGACCACCAAACGAATGTATGAGAGTTTCTGGAGGCAGTTTCAGCACTCCGAGAAG GTCCACGTTAATCTGCTTCTTATGGAAGCGCGAATGCAAGCAGAACTGTTATACGCTCTGAGAGCGATCACCCGCTATATGACATGA
- the armc2 gene encoding armadillo repeat-containing protein 2 isoform X1, translating into METKHEICSPFLPRRNALRKTSAEIVSEARQSLRVQSTLRPFTPRDAQRQLFGRSSARTERDNRPPSTFSLHAQNFDASDSRPSSGTRLVPLDHKPKFPVECNTEDPSKTFPKPPTDPAEARKGLVGSRTRLLRAGSLTTLPPLEGHTHVKERLNAVPGQKQQSAKWVSSADHTTVPRKPGPRRTASESSRLTQPGVDSGPTECRAERKTELVYGDNTTSTEGNAESLLWNDVIAPLLHQLESVAAGGSEASLDRLCDLCDGLHGTLAEADMLGRRCKRRSGILRTLFRLIDLNSARLNLHIAKLCLALCVSGNNLLNICKLIFQIGRSESNDILFQNNSIIDLLLDVLCNEDVPASGEALLYCVGTLKFLSGNAAVLRLLLDKNCISAAQKLLKKLCIVEDTNFTIAGHILVQLTATLRNLADHPESRPLFVSFSILPELCLVLRKHCKDQDVCTNISRIYSKLSSYSECRFALAQTPGCYQLFLELLSKHHQKQDLVVRILFTLGNITAKIDESRQQLFQCNSCMDTLLGLYNSYQRKDVSPHTPLQKCVPSSCRYPASSVSAQEADDVLVKLVRVLANMCIHPAVGPPLANNTTCLQLLMETLELRSVQESEELMVNVAATINNLSFYQEEDSPITRNELTIAKLMLKLVLSSSMDGMLEATRVYGNLSQSRDVREFIIQNKVHRFLVTLLDSKSAEMCFSACGVLINLALDPPSRACLSLEGASAKLVDCLRDLGPGDWQLAAHVCQAMWNLTGGGSETRLDTQERESLLEMLTTYSDEEEALKWTENEDVRDFHRACWESQFLPVAQKLMTGLQSPGLTA; encoded by the exons ATGGAGACAAAACATGAGATTTGCAGCCCTTTCCTCCCACGACGCAACGCTTTGAGGAAAACGAGTGCAGAGATAGTCAGTGAAGCCAGACAGTCCCTCCGAGTTCAATCCACCCTCCGACCGTTTACCCCCAGAGATGCACAAAGACAGCTGTTTGGCAGGAGCTCTGCTCGCACAGAACGGGACAACAGGCCTCCATCCACATTCAG TCTTCATGCTCAAAATTTTGATGCTTCCGACTCAAGACCAAGTTCAGGGACTCGACTCGTTCCACTGGACCAC AAACCAAAGTTTCCAGTCGAATGCAATACTGAGGATCCATCCAAGACCTTTCCCAAACCGCCCACTGACCCAGCTGAAGCGAGGAAGGGCCTGGTAGGGTCACGGACACGCCTCCTCAGGGCTGGATCTCTCACCACATTACCGCCTTTAGAAGGACACACACATG TGAAAGAGAGGTTAAATGCAGTCCCGGGACAAAAGCAGCAGTCAGCTAAATGGGTTTCCAGTGCAGACCACACCACGGTTCCTCGCAAACCAGGCCCACGCAGAACAGCGAGTGAAAG CAGTAGACTAACGCAGCCTGGTGTTGACTCAGGACCCACAGAATGCAGAGCAGAACGGAAAACAG AGCTGGTGTATGGAGACAACACCACGAGCACAGAGGGGAATGCAGAGTCACTGCTGTGGAATGATGTGATCGCTCCTCTTCTTCATCAACTAGAGAGTGTGGCTGCAG GCGGCTCCGAGGCCTCGCTGGACCGTCTGTGTGATTTGTGCGATGGTCTCCACGGCACCTTGGCAGAAGCGGACATGCTCGGTCGACGCTGTAAGAGGAGGTCGGGGATACTTCGAACGCTGTTCCGCCTCATTGACCTCAACTCTGCCCGGCTCAACCTGCACATCGCCAAGCTCTGCCTCGCT CTGTGCGTCAGTGGAAACAACCTGCTCAACATCTGTAAGCTCATTTTCCAGATCGGCCGCAGTGAAAGCAACGACATCCTCTTCCAGAACAACTCTATCATCG ACTTGTTGCTGGATGTGCTGTGCAATGAGGATGTGCCTGCATCTGGAGAAGCTCTGCTGTATTGTGTTGGTACTTTGAAGTTTCTCTCTGGAAACGCTGCAGTGCTCAGACTTCTGCTGGATAAGAACTGTATCAGTGCAGCTCAGAAACTCCTCAAGAAGCTCTGCATAGTAGAAGACACCAACTTCACTATAGCAGGCCACATCCTCGTACAG CTGACAGCAACCCTGAGGAACCTTGCTGATCACCCTGAATCCCGTCCGCTGTTTGTTTCCTTCTCAATACTGCCAGAGCTCTGCTTAGTGCTGCGTAAACACTGCAAAGACCAGGACGTCTGCACCAACATTTCCAGAATTTACAG TAAACTCTCCTCTTACTCTGAGTGCCGCTTCGCTTTGGCCCAAACCCCAGGCTGCTACCAGCTATTTTTAGAACTGCTGAGCAAACATCACCAAAAACAG GACCTTGTCGTGCGAATTCTCTTCACCCTCGGGAACATAACAGCCAAAATCGACGAGTCTCGCCAGCAGCTCTTTCAGTGCAACAGTTGTATGGACACACTCCTTGGATTGTACAACAGCTACCAGAGGAAAGATGTGTCACCTCACACACCCTTGCAGAAGTGTGTCCCTTCCTCATGCAGGTATCCCGCTTCATCCGTAAGCGCGCAGGAAGCTGACGATGTGCTGGTGAAGCTGGTCAGGGTGCTGGCAAACATGTGCATCCACCCGGCTGTAGGTCCACCGCTGGCCAACAACACGACCTGCCTTCAGCTTCTGATGGAGACGCTCG AGCTGAGGTCTGTGCAGGAAAGCGAGGAGCTGATGGTGAATGTAGCCGCAACCATCAACAACCTGTCCTTCTaccaggaagaagactctccaATCACACGCAATGAACTCACCATCGCAAAGT TGATGCTCAAGTTGGTGCTCAGCTCCAGTATGGACGGCATGCTTGAGGCCACGCGTGTCTATGGAAACCTGTCACAGTCCAGGGATGTGCGAGAATTCATCATACAAAACAAAG TGCACCGGTTTCTAGTGACGCTGCTCGACTCCAAGAGTGCTgagatgtgtttttcagcctGCGGGGTCCTCATCAACCTGGCTCTGGACCCTCCCAGCAGGGCCTGTCTCTCACTAGAGGGGGCTTCTGCCAA gctGGTAGACTGTCTGAGAGACTTGGGTCCAGGTGACTGGCAGCTGGCGGCTCACGTCTGTCAGGCCATGTGGAACCTGACTGGTGGCGGCTCAGAGACTCGGTTAGACACTCAGGAGAGAGAGTCGCTGCTGGAGATGCTCACCACATACTCAG atgaagaggaggccCTGAAGTGGACAGAAAACGAGGATGTGAGGGACTTCCACAGGGCATGCTGGGAGTCACAGTTCCTACCTGTTGCTCAAAAGCTGATGACGGGGCTTCAGTCTCCGGGTTTAACAGCCTGA
- the armc2 gene encoding armadillo repeat-containing protein 2 isoform X2, which translates to METKHEICSPFLPRRNALRKTSAEIVSEARQSLRVQSTLRPFTPRDAQRQLFGRSSARTERDNRPPSTFSLHAQNFDASDSRPSSGTRLVPLDHKPKFPVECNTEDPSKTFPKPPTDPAEARKGLVGSRTRLLRAGSLTTLPPLEGHTHVKERLNAVPGQKQQSAKWVSSADHTTVPRKPGPRRTASESRLTQPGVDSGPTECRAERKTELVYGDNTTSTEGNAESLLWNDVIAPLLHQLESVAAGGSEASLDRLCDLCDGLHGTLAEADMLGRRCKRRSGILRTLFRLIDLNSARLNLHIAKLCLALCVSGNNLLNICKLIFQIGRSESNDILFQNNSIIDLLLDVLCNEDVPASGEALLYCVGTLKFLSGNAAVLRLLLDKNCISAAQKLLKKLCIVEDTNFTIAGHILVQLTATLRNLADHPESRPLFVSFSILPELCLVLRKHCKDQDVCTNISRIYSKLSSYSECRFALAQTPGCYQLFLELLSKHHQKQDLVVRILFTLGNITAKIDESRQQLFQCNSCMDTLLGLYNSYQRKDVSPHTPLQKCVPSSCRYPASSVSAQEADDVLVKLVRVLANMCIHPAVGPPLANNTTCLQLLMETLELRSVQESEELMVNVAATINNLSFYQEEDSPITRNELTIAKLMLKLVLSSSMDGMLEATRVYGNLSQSRDVREFIIQNKVHRFLVTLLDSKSAEMCFSACGVLINLALDPPSRACLSLEGASAKLVDCLRDLGPGDWQLAAHVCQAMWNLTGGGSETRLDTQERESLLEMLTTYSDEEEALKWTENEDVRDFHRACWESQFLPVAQKLMTGLQSPGLTA; encoded by the exons ATGGAGACAAAACATGAGATTTGCAGCCCTTTCCTCCCACGACGCAACGCTTTGAGGAAAACGAGTGCAGAGATAGTCAGTGAAGCCAGACAGTCCCTCCGAGTTCAATCCACCCTCCGACCGTTTACCCCCAGAGATGCACAAAGACAGCTGTTTGGCAGGAGCTCTGCTCGCACAGAACGGGACAACAGGCCTCCATCCACATTCAG TCTTCATGCTCAAAATTTTGATGCTTCCGACTCAAGACCAAGTTCAGGGACTCGACTCGTTCCACTGGACCAC AAACCAAAGTTTCCAGTCGAATGCAATACTGAGGATCCATCCAAGACCTTTCCCAAACCGCCCACTGACCCAGCTGAAGCGAGGAAGGGCCTGGTAGGGTCACGGACACGCCTCCTCAGGGCTGGATCTCTCACCACATTACCGCCTTTAGAAGGACACACACATG TGAAAGAGAGGTTAAATGCAGTCCCGGGACAAAAGCAGCAGTCAGCTAAATGGGTTTCCAGTGCAGACCACACCACGGTTCCTCGCAAACCAGGCCCACGCAGAACAGCGAGTGAAAG TAGACTAACGCAGCCTGGTGTTGACTCAGGACCCACAGAATGCAGAGCAGAACGGAAAACAG AGCTGGTGTATGGAGACAACACCACGAGCACAGAGGGGAATGCAGAGTCACTGCTGTGGAATGATGTGATCGCTCCTCTTCTTCATCAACTAGAGAGTGTGGCTGCAG GCGGCTCCGAGGCCTCGCTGGACCGTCTGTGTGATTTGTGCGATGGTCTCCACGGCACCTTGGCAGAAGCGGACATGCTCGGTCGACGCTGTAAGAGGAGGTCGGGGATACTTCGAACGCTGTTCCGCCTCATTGACCTCAACTCTGCCCGGCTCAACCTGCACATCGCCAAGCTCTGCCTCGCT CTGTGCGTCAGTGGAAACAACCTGCTCAACATCTGTAAGCTCATTTTCCAGATCGGCCGCAGTGAAAGCAACGACATCCTCTTCCAGAACAACTCTATCATCG ACTTGTTGCTGGATGTGCTGTGCAATGAGGATGTGCCTGCATCTGGAGAAGCTCTGCTGTATTGTGTTGGTACTTTGAAGTTTCTCTCTGGAAACGCTGCAGTGCTCAGACTTCTGCTGGATAAGAACTGTATCAGTGCAGCTCAGAAACTCCTCAAGAAGCTCTGCATAGTAGAAGACACCAACTTCACTATAGCAGGCCACATCCTCGTACAG CTGACAGCAACCCTGAGGAACCTTGCTGATCACCCTGAATCCCGTCCGCTGTTTGTTTCCTTCTCAATACTGCCAGAGCTCTGCTTAGTGCTGCGTAAACACTGCAAAGACCAGGACGTCTGCACCAACATTTCCAGAATTTACAG TAAACTCTCCTCTTACTCTGAGTGCCGCTTCGCTTTGGCCCAAACCCCAGGCTGCTACCAGCTATTTTTAGAACTGCTGAGCAAACATCACCAAAAACAG GACCTTGTCGTGCGAATTCTCTTCACCCTCGGGAACATAACAGCCAAAATCGACGAGTCTCGCCAGCAGCTCTTTCAGTGCAACAGTTGTATGGACACACTCCTTGGATTGTACAACAGCTACCAGAGGAAAGATGTGTCACCTCACACACCCTTGCAGAAGTGTGTCCCTTCCTCATGCAGGTATCCCGCTTCATCCGTAAGCGCGCAGGAAGCTGACGATGTGCTGGTGAAGCTGGTCAGGGTGCTGGCAAACATGTGCATCCACCCGGCTGTAGGTCCACCGCTGGCCAACAACACGACCTGCCTTCAGCTTCTGATGGAGACGCTCG AGCTGAGGTCTGTGCAGGAAAGCGAGGAGCTGATGGTGAATGTAGCCGCAACCATCAACAACCTGTCCTTCTaccaggaagaagactctccaATCACACGCAATGAACTCACCATCGCAAAGT TGATGCTCAAGTTGGTGCTCAGCTCCAGTATGGACGGCATGCTTGAGGCCACGCGTGTCTATGGAAACCTGTCACAGTCCAGGGATGTGCGAGAATTCATCATACAAAACAAAG TGCACCGGTTTCTAGTGACGCTGCTCGACTCCAAGAGTGCTgagatgtgtttttcagcctGCGGGGTCCTCATCAACCTGGCTCTGGACCCTCCCAGCAGGGCCTGTCTCTCACTAGAGGGGGCTTCTGCCAA gctGGTAGACTGTCTGAGAGACTTGGGTCCAGGTGACTGGCAGCTGGCGGCTCACGTCTGTCAGGCCATGTGGAACCTGACTGGTGGCGGCTCAGAGACTCGGTTAGACACTCAGGAGAGAGAGTCGCTGCTGGAGATGCTCACCACATACTCAG atgaagaggaggccCTGAAGTGGACAGAAAACGAGGATGTGAGGGACTTCCACAGGGCATGCTGGGAGTCACAGTTCCTACCTGTTGCTCAAAAGCTGATGACGGGGCTTCAGTCTCCGGGTTTAACAGCCTGA